CGGCCATTACTCCCGCGTCTTTTGCGGAAGATAAGCCCGTCAATTTCGAGACGCAGATCCTTCCAATCCTGGACACGAACTGCGTCTATTGCCACGGTCCTGAGAAGGCGATCAAGAAGCTTCGACTTGATTCTGCGGAACAAATCCAAGCGTTTCACGAAGACGAACTCATCGTCGCCGGAAAGCCCGACGAAAGCGAACTCTACGAGCGACTCATACTTCCTGAAGATCACAAGAAGCTGATGCCTAAGGACGCTGGTCCGCTCGAGAAAGAAGACATCGAACTCATTCGTAAATGGATCGCACAAGGAGCTTCGTTCACCTCAGCGACTGTACCGTCAGGCAAACCTGCCGAAACAAAGCCGGCAGCCGAAGAGAAGTCGTCGAATGATACTGTTCCTGAGGACTCCGAAGAGCTGAAGGATGTGAAACCCGCCTCTGCAGAAGCGATCAAGAGGATTTCTGCGACTGGCGCAAGCGTCATGCCCTTGTTTGGCAAAAGCGCGTTATTGCAGGTCAGCTTCGCCCAAGACCCAGGAGCGGCAACTCAGGAAAACTTGCAGATGCTGACTCAGGCGAGCGAGCAAATTGTTTGGCTGAATCTTGCGGGAGCACAGGTCAATGGTGATTCGCTGGCCGCACTTGCCAAGTTGCCCAACATCTCTCAGCTTCACCTTGAGAAATCGGCGGTCGACGATGCGGCCATTAAACATCTCTCAGGTCTGAATCGTCTAACTTACTTGAACCTCTACGGCACGCAGGTTAGCGATGCGGGCTTGCTGCACATAGCAGGCCTCAAGCGTCTGCGGAAGCTCTACGTCTGGGACACCAAAGTCAGCTACGATGGCGCGATGGCTCTCGAGAAGGCGATTCCAGGTCTCTCGGTCAACCTTGGCTGGAACCACCCTGTCGTCGCCAAAAAACGCATCGAAAAGCAGCTTGCTTCGGCGAAAAAAGAAGCCGAGGAGGCCAAAAAGCAGGCCGATGAAACGGCCAAGGCCGCCGCTAGAGCCAAGGAAGCCAACGAGCGTGCTGCCAAGCGATTGAAGGAATTGAATGAGGAGCTGAAGGCGTTGCAGGCACCTCCCGCCGAGAAAAGGGAAGAAGCCGCTAAGAAGGATGACAAAAAGTAGAGAACATCCCTACTCACGCCAAAACGAGCTTAGAGTCTAAGCACCAAACTTGCCCAGTCGTCCGGCGTTCGCGAGCGCTAGCGTCATCAGATGCTTTGCCTCGAACTGCCCCAAGCCGCCACGTAGGCACTCCGCTTCGCCGAAGCTCTCGCACGGATCAGTACGGCAGTTCTTTGCCCACAGCAAGGTCGGCACGGGGTGCCAACTGTGGCTGGCCAGCATCGCAGGCGTGCTGTGGTCGCCGGTGGCGATGAAGACATCCGGTCCCAGCTCCATAATTTTTGGCACTGCCGCGTCGAACTGCTCCGTGCGTTTCACTTTCTCCTC
The Lacipirellulaceae bacterium genome window above contains:
- a CDS encoding c-type cytochrome domain-containing protein; protein product: MKRFALTALLLSAITPASFAEDKPVNFETQILPILDTNCVYCHGPEKAIKKLRLDSAEQIQAFHEDELIVAGKPDESELYERLILPEDHKKLMPKDAGPLEKEDIELIRKWIAQGASFTSATVPSGKPAETKPAAEEKSSNDTVPEDSEELKDVKPASAEAIKRISATGASVMPLFGKSALLQVSFAQDPGAATQENLQMLTQASEQIVWLNLAGAQVNGDSLAALAKLPNISQLHLEKSAVDDAAIKHLSGLNRLTYLNLYGTQVSDAGLLHIAGLKRLRKLYVWDTKVSYDGAMALEKAIPGLSVNLGWNHPVVAKKRIEKQLASAKKEAEEAKKQADETAKAAARAKEANERAAKRLKELNEELKALQAPPAEKREEAAKKDDKK